In Rhodoligotrophos defluvii, a genomic segment contains:
- a CDS encoding ligase-associated DNA damage response DEXH box helicase — translation MSAPAGTSGDALIQSGREALPPRFARWFTDQGWSPRPHQLELLAHGLTGRSALLIAPTGGGKTLAGFLPSLVELAGEDASTRKARFGPHTLYISPLKALAVDVARNLERPVREMALPIQVETRTGDTPQSKRQRQRMAPPDILMTTPEQLALLIALPDAARLFSGLRAVVLDELHAMVASKRGVLLALGLARLGRLAPQARRIGLSATVAEPDRLRAWLMPQPSRDELTLSALVMGGKGADPDISILRSEERVPWAGHSARYAMADLYQAIRDAGMTLVFVNTRSQAEMIFQELWHINEDNLPIALHHGSLDVAQRRRVEAAMAEGRLRAVVCTSTLDLGIDWGDVDLVINVGAPKGASRLLQRIGRANHRLDDPSRALLVPANRFEVLECQAAKAAAAEGQQDTQPPMLGKLDVLAQHVLGSACAEPFDPDVLYDEVRSSYPYRRLTRADFDAVVDFVATGGYALRSYERYAKLRRQPDGRFRISHPKVAQQYRLNVGTIVEAAMLRVRLVSRRGRGKGVVSRGGRVLGEVEEWFIEQLSPGDTFVFAGQVLRFEGLDELDALVTRAEREDPKIPSYEGGKFPLSTYLAERVRNMLSRPDDWRQLPDQVRDWLSVQRFKSVVPKADEMLVETFPRGSRWYLVCYPFEGRLAHQTLGMLLTRRLDRMRARPLGFVANEYALAVWGTRDLALMISAGKLPLGRLFDEDMLGDDLDAWLAESNLMKRTFRTCAIIAGLIERRHPGQEKSGRQVTFSSDLIYDVLRQHEPRHVLLRAAWDDAAEGLLDIRRLGALLRRIKGHIVHRPLETVSPLAVPVMLEIGREQIYGEAHEALLAEAADALIEEAMRLV, via the coding sequence GTGAGCGCTCCGGCGGGCACCTCCGGCGACGCGCTCATCCAATCAGGGCGGGAGGCTCTGCCCCCGCGCTTTGCCCGCTGGTTCACCGACCAGGGCTGGTCGCCGCGGCCGCATCAGCTGGAGCTGCTCGCACACGGGCTTACCGGCCGGTCGGCCCTGCTGATCGCGCCCACCGGCGGCGGCAAGACACTCGCCGGCTTCCTGCCGAGCCTGGTGGAACTCGCCGGCGAGGATGCAAGCACGCGCAAGGCCCGGTTTGGCCCCCACACGCTCTATATCTCGCCGCTCAAGGCGCTGGCGGTCGACGTGGCGCGCAACCTGGAACGGCCGGTCAGGGAAATGGCCCTGCCGATCCAGGTGGAGACGCGCACGGGCGATACGCCGCAGTCCAAACGACAGCGGCAACGGATGGCGCCGCCGGATATCCTGATGACCACTCCGGAGCAGCTGGCCCTGCTCATCGCGCTGCCGGATGCCGCCCGGCTGTTCTCAGGACTGCGCGCGGTGGTGCTGGACGAGCTACATGCCATGGTGGCGAGCAAACGGGGCGTCCTGCTGGCGCTGGGCCTGGCGCGGCTCGGCCGGCTTGCACCACAAGCGCGACGCATCGGCCTGTCCGCAACCGTCGCCGAGCCAGACCGACTGCGCGCATGGCTGATGCCGCAACCGTCGCGCGACGAGCTGACCCTGTCTGCCCTGGTCATGGGTGGGAAGGGCGCAGACCCCGACATCTCCATCCTGCGGTCGGAGGAGCGGGTGCCATGGGCCGGCCATTCCGCCCGTTATGCCATGGCGGATCTCTACCAGGCCATTCGCGATGCGGGCATGACGCTGGTGTTCGTCAATACCCGCTCCCAGGCGGAGATGATCTTCCAGGAGCTCTGGCATATCAACGAGGACAATCTGCCCATCGCCCTGCATCATGGCTCGCTTGACGTGGCACAGCGGCGGCGGGTGGAAGCCGCCATGGCCGAGGGAAGACTCAGGGCGGTGGTGTGCACCTCTACCCTCGATCTCGGCATCGACTGGGGCGACGTAGACTTAGTCATCAATGTGGGCGCGCCGAAAGGGGCGAGCCGGCTGCTGCAGCGCATCGGCCGCGCCAATCACCGGCTTGATGACCCCTCCCGCGCCCTGCTGGTGCCGGCCAATCGCTTCGAGGTGCTGGAGTGCCAGGCGGCCAAAGCGGCGGCCGCCGAGGGCCAGCAGGATACCCAGCCGCCCATGCTGGGCAAACTCGACGTGCTGGCGCAGCATGTGCTCGGCTCCGCATGCGCCGAGCCGTTCGATCCGGACGTACTCTATGACGAGGTGCGATCGTCCTATCCCTACCGGCGGCTGACCCGGGCGGATTTCGATGCGGTGGTGGATTTCGTCGCCACCGGCGGCTATGCCCTGCGCAGCTATGAACGATATGCCAAGTTGCGGCGCCAGCCGGACGGGCGGTTTCGCATCTCGCACCCGAAGGTGGCTCAGCAGTACCGCCTGAATGTGGGCACGATCGTAGAGGCGGCGATGCTGCGGGTGCGGCTGGTGAGCCGCCGCGGGCGCGGCAAGGGGGTGGTCTCCCGCGGGGGGCGGGTGCTGGGCGAGGTCGAGGAATGGTTCATCGAGCAGCTCTCGCCGGGCGACACGTTCGTGTTCGCCGGCCAGGTGCTGCGCTTCGAGGGCCTGGATGAGCTCGATGCGCTGGTGACGAGGGCCGAGCGGGAAGACCCGAAGATCCCCTCTTACGAAGGCGGCAAGTTTCCACTCTCGACCTATCTGGCCGAGCGGGTGCGCAACATGCTGTCGCGGCCGGACGACTGGCGGCAGCTGCCGGACCAGGTGCGGGACTGGCTTTCGGTGCAGCGGTTCAAGTCCGTGGTGCCCAAGGCGGACGAGATGCTGGTGGAGACGTTTCCGCGGGGCAGCCGCTGGTATCTGGTGTGCTATCCGTTCGAGGGCCGGCTGGCGCACCAGACCCTGGGCATGCTGCTGACCCGGCGGCTCGATCGCATGCGGGCGCGGCCCTTGGGTTTCGTGGCCAATGAGTACGCGCTTGCCGTGTGGGGAACGCGCGACCTCGCCCTGATGATCAGCGCCGGCAAGCTGCCGCTCGGCAGACTTTTCGACGAGGACATGCTGGGTGACGATCTCGATGCCTGGCTGGCCGAATCAAACCTGATGAAGCGCACCTTCCGTACCTGCGCCATCATTGCCGGGCTCATCGAGCGGCGCCATCCGGGCCAGGAGAAGAGCGGACGGCAGGTGACCTTCTCGTCGGACCTCATCTACGACGTGCTGCGCCAACACGAGCCCCGCCACGTGCTGCTGCGCGCCGCGTGGGACGATGCGGCCGAGGGCCTGCTCGACATCCGCAGGCTCGGCGCCCTGCTCCGCCGCATCAAGGGGCATATCGTCCACAGGCCGCTGGAGACGGTTTCGCCGCTGGCCGTGCCGGTCATGCTTGAGATCGGACGCGAACAGATCTATGGCGAAGCGCATGAGGCTCTTCTTGCCGAAGCAGCCGACGCCCTCATTGAAGAAGCCATGCGCCTTGTCTAG
- a CDS encoding DUF992 domain-containing protein, translating to MRAVAAGIVLGLAAWLAGAGEPVGAAAALRVVGTLTCDVPGPDVALHFGSNRPVRCVYHPRRGRAQVYAGHFRKYGVEVGVIGNTSISWRVLAPTSRIPRRALAGTYRGFTVEATIGVGSGANILVREGEGAVHLDPIGMQTQTGGLNAAVGVTQLDLRPAKR from the coding sequence ATGCGAGCGGTTGCCGCCGGTATCGTGCTTGGCTTGGCGGCCTGGCTCGCCGGCGCCGGTGAACCGGTCGGCGCAGCCGCCGCATTACGCGTGGTCGGCACGCTGACTTGTGACGTTCCGGGGCCGGATGTGGCGCTGCATTTCGGGTCGAATCGGCCGGTGCGCTGCGTTTACCACCCGCGGCGGGGCCGCGCCCAGGTGTATGCCGGCCATTTCCGCAAATACGGGGTCGAGGTCGGGGTGATCGGCAACACCTCCATCAGCTGGCGGGTGCTGGCACCGACCAGCCGCATCCCACGCCGGGCGCTCGCTGGAACCTATCGCGGCTTCACGGTGGAGGCGACCATCGGCGTCGGCTCGGGCGCCAATATCCTCGTGCGCGAGGGCGAGGGAGCGGTGCATCTCGACCCTATCGGCATGCAGACCCAGACCGGAGGCCTCAATGCAGCGGTGGGCGTCACGCAGCTCGACCTACGCCCTGCCAAGCGGTAA
- a CDS encoding phosphoenolpyruvate carboxykinase produces the protein MKQCGRYNTALGAEATGFRAVAKVHWNQTAAELYETAVKRGEGSIAQGGAFVVSTGQHTGRSAKDKFIVCDETTRDEIWWDNNRPLSPEHFNQLYKDFLVYAEGKELFVQDLYGGADPVHRLSTRIFCEYAWHALFIQHLLIVPPAKDLTTFQPQLTIIDLPGFRADPERHGVRSETVIAIDFKRGLVLIGGTSYAGEIKKSVFTALNYLLPPRGVMPMHCSANVGADGDTAIFFGLSGTGKTTLSADSSRTLIGDDEHGWSENGIFNFEGGCYAKVIRLSPEAEPEIYATTRQWGTVLENVVMDPVTRELDLDDGSLTENTRSAYPLHSIPNASDTGLAPQPRNIIMLTADAFGVLPPIARLSPSQAMYHFISGYTAKVAGTEKGVTEPEATFSACFGAPFMPRHPGEYGRLLRDLIATHNVSCWLVNTGWTGGKYGVGQRMPIAATRALLNAALDGSLDKAEFSTDPNFGFLVPTAVPGIDSKLLSPRETWADKQAYDVQAKALVKMFNKNFQRFESHVDPEVRAAAPIWKEAAE, from the coding sequence GTGAAACAGTGCGGGCGTTACAACACAGCCTTGGGGGCGGAGGCGACGGGGTTCCGTGCGGTCGCCAAGGTGCATTGGAATCAGACCGCAGCGGAGTTGTACGAGACGGCCGTCAAACGGGGCGAAGGGTCGATCGCTCAAGGCGGCGCCTTCGTTGTGTCGACCGGCCAGCACACCGGCCGCTCAGCCAAGGACAAGTTCATCGTTTGCGACGAAACCACCCGGGACGAGATCTGGTGGGATAACAACAGGCCCCTTTCGCCGGAGCATTTCAACCAGCTCTACAAGGACTTCCTCGTCTATGCGGAAGGGAAGGAGCTCTTCGTCCAGGACCTCTATGGCGGCGCCGACCCGGTGCACCGCCTGTCGACCCGGATCTTCTGCGAATATGCCTGGCATGCGCTGTTCATCCAGCATCTGCTGATCGTGCCGCCGGCCAAGGACCTCACGACCTTCCAGCCACAGCTCACCATCATCGACCTGCCGGGCTTCCGCGCCGATCCGGAGCGGCACGGGGTGCGTTCGGAAACGGTGATCGCCATCGACTTCAAGCGCGGCCTCGTGCTGATCGGCGGCACGTCCTATGCGGGCGAGATCAAGAAATCGGTGTTCACCGCCCTCAACTACCTGCTGCCGCCGCGCGGCGTAATGCCGATGCATTGCTCGGCCAATGTGGGCGCAGACGGGGACACGGCGATCTTCTTCGGCCTATCGGGCACCGGCAAGACGACGCTTTCGGCCGATAGCAGCCGCACGCTGATCGGCGATGACGAGCACGGCTGGTCGGAGAACGGCATCTTCAATTTTGAGGGCGGCTGCTATGCCAAGGTCATCCGCCTCTCGCCCGAGGCCGAGCCGGAGATCTATGCCACCACCCGGCAATGGGGCACGGTGCTCGAGAACGTGGTGATGGATCCCGTCACCCGCGAGCTCGACCTTGATGACGGCTCGCTGACCGAGAACACCCGTTCGGCCTATCCGCTGCACAGCATCCCCAACGCCAGCGACACGGGACTGGCGCCGCAGCCGCGCAACATCATCATGCTCACGGCGGACGCGTTCGGGGTGCTGCCGCCGATCGCGCGTCTGTCGCCGAGCCAGGCGATGTACCATTTCATCTCCGGCTATACGGCGAAGGTCGCGGGTACCGAAAAGGGCGTGACCGAGCCGGAAGCCACCTTCTCGGCCTGTTTCGGCGCCCCGTTCATGCCGCGCCACCCCGGTGAGTACGGACGGTTGCTGCGCGACCTGATCGCCACGCACAATGTCTCGTGCTGGCTGGTGAACACGGGCTGGACCGGCGGCAAGTACGGGGTGGGACAGCGCATGCCGATCGCTGCGACGCGCGCGCTGCTCAATGCGGCGCTGGACGGATCGCTCGACAAGGCCGAGTTCAGCACCGACCCGAATTTCGGCTTCCTGGTGCCGACCGCCGTTCCCGGGATCGACAGCAAGCTGCTTTCGCCGCGGGAGACCTGGGCCGACAAGCAGGCCTATGACGTACAGGCCAAAGCGCTGGTGAAGATGTTCAACAAGAACTTCCAGCGTTTCGAGTCTCACGTCGACCCCGAGGTGCGCGCGGCAGCGCCCATTTGGAAGGAAGCGGCAGAGTGA
- a CDS encoding carboxymuconolactone decarboxylase family protein yields MKAIEYADASDEVRAIYDDIKSSRNVPDVNNFWKYLANDPRMLDHVWSSLKDVMGAGGHLDPAVKELIYIAVSITNGCAYCQASHTAAARTKGVTDEMLAEVYAIVGLANMTNRLATAYRVPLDEKPDSDR; encoded by the coding sequence ATGAAGGCAATCGAGTATGCGGATGCGAGCGACGAGGTCCGCGCCATCTACGACGACATCAAATCCTCACGGAACGTGCCCGACGTCAACAATTTCTGGAAATATCTGGCGAACGACCCGCGCATGCTCGACCATGTATGGTCTTCGCTCAAGGACGTGATGGGCGCGGGCGGCCATCTCGACCCGGCGGTGAAGGAGCTGATCTATATCGCGGTGTCGATCACCAATGGCTGTGCGTACTGCCAGGCGAGCCACACGGCGGCGGCGCGGACGAAGGGCGTGACGGACGAAATGCTTGCGGAAGTCTATGCGATTGTCGGCCTCGCCAATATGACCAACCGGTTGGCGACCGCCTATCGCGTGCCGCTGGATGAAAAACCCGACAGCGACAGGTGA
- the ndk gene encoding nucleoside-diphosphate kinase: MALERTFSIIKPDATARNLTGKIIAKLEEAGLRVVAQKRVKWTREQAEAFYAVHKERPFFDDLVAFMTSGPIVVQVLEGENAVARNREVMGATDPAKADPGTIRKEFAENIERNSVHGSDSPENAKIEIELNFRPEEIVG; this comes from the coding sequence ATGGCGCTCGAGCGCACCTTCTCGATCATCAAGCCCGACGCGACAGCGCGCAACCTCACCGGCAAGATCATCGCCAAGCTGGAGGAGGCGGGCCTGCGCGTCGTTGCGCAGAAGCGCGTGAAATGGACACGAGAGCAGGCGGAAGCCTTCTACGCCGTGCACAAGGAGCGGCCGTTCTTCGACGACCTGGTGGCGTTCATGACGTCCGGCCCGATCGTCGTGCAGGTGCTGGAGGGCGAGAACGCGGTGGCCCGCAATCGCGAGGTCATGGGCGCGACCGACCCCGCCAAGGCCGACCCGGGCACCATCCGCAAGGAATTCGCCGAGAACATCGAGCGCAACTCCGTGCACGGTTCCGACAGCCCGGAGAACGCGAAGATCGAAATCGAGCTGAACTTCCGGCCCGAGGAGATCGTCGGCTAA
- a CDS encoding patatin-like phospholipase family protein encodes MITSLLRAGAIVLLSAGLVACTSFQPRHPVPPAELRAANPAGYPQIRFWGDVLPDTDDAAATLQAAHRAGAYRGAGRAPHRLDFLAISGGGENGAFGAGVLAGWSLRGSRPRFEVVTGVSTGALIGALAFLGPSRDAQLTALYTQYGGQHIMRWRGLLPVLLGGESLADDAPLAGLIARTIDAAYLDEVATEHRRGRRFFVATTNLDAQRPVIWDMGAIAASGEPGRLTLFRSVLLASASVPGFFPPVRIAVAANGAHYDELHVDGSVSANAFIFPALFMKALSPRGQHVPRQLYVIHNGKLSPEYSPTKPSLLPTIARSLNTLTKAHGIGDLFRLYALAQAHGLAFRMAAIPADFEHTGNTGFDVQYMQALYRRGYAIGRSGAEWMAMPPALGFERYKPNQPSQRLARTVSTR; translated from the coding sequence ATGATAACCAGCTTGCTGCGAGCTGGGGCCATCGTCTTGCTGTCGGCAGGCCTTGTCGCCTGCACGTCGTTTCAACCGCGCCACCCCGTTCCGCCTGCCGAGCTCCGGGCCGCCAACCCGGCCGGCTATCCGCAAATCCGCTTCTGGGGCGATGTACTGCCGGACACGGATGATGCAGCGGCGACCCTGCAGGCGGCCCATCGCGCCGGCGCCTACCGGGGCGCAGGACGCGCGCCGCACAGGCTCGATTTCCTCGCGATTTCGGGTGGCGGCGAGAACGGCGCGTTCGGTGCCGGCGTGCTGGCCGGGTGGAGTTTGCGCGGCAGTCGGCCACGATTCGAGGTCGTCACGGGCGTCAGCACCGGCGCGCTGATCGGCGCCCTGGCCTTTCTCGGCCCGTCGCGCGATGCGCAGCTGACCGCGCTCTATACCCAATATGGTGGACAGCACATCATGCGATGGCGCGGATTGCTGCCCGTTCTGCTGGGGGGCGAATCGCTTGCCGACGACGCACCGCTCGCCGGACTGATCGCTCGTACGATCGATGCGGCCTATCTCGATGAGGTCGCGACAGAGCACCGGCGCGGCCGGCGATTTTTCGTGGCCACCACCAATCTCGATGCGCAGCGGCCGGTGATCTGGGACATGGGGGCGATCGCGGCGAGCGGAGAACCCGGCCGGCTCACCCTGTTCCGGTCGGTATTGCTGGCCTCGGCCTCGGTGCCGGGCTTCTTTCCGCCGGTGAGGATCGCCGTTGCCGCGAACGGCGCGCACTATGACGAGCTGCACGTGGACGGCTCGGTCAGCGCGAATGCCTTCATCTTCCCGGCCTTGTTCATGAAGGCCCTGTCGCCTCGCGGTCAGCATGTGCCGCGCCAGCTCTATGTCATTCACAACGGGAAGCTCAGCCCGGAATATTCACCCACGAAGCCGAGCTTGCTGCCGACCATTGCACGCTCGCTCAACACCCTCACCAAGGCGCACGGCATCGGCGACCTGTTCCGCCTCTATGCCCTGGCGCAGGCGCATGGCCTCGCGTTTCGGATGGCTGCCATTCCCGCTGATTTCGAGCACACGGGCAATACAGGCTTCGACGTGCAGTACATGCAGGCGTTGTACAGGCGCGGCTACGCCATCGGCCGAAGCGGCGCGGAATGGATGGCCATGCCGCCCGCCTTGGGGTTCGAGCGCTACAAGCCGAATCAGCCGAGCCAGCGGCTTGCGCGCACGGTCAGCACGCGTTAG
- a CDS encoding ABC transporter substrate-binding protein — MPRLREFLSATVIVLGLSGPAIADTPADTLVQAWQFDDIISLDPAEIFELSGAEIAGNTYERLIGYDINDVSKLHGVVAESWTVSEDGKTVTFKIRQGRKFASGNPLTANDVAYSLQRAVLLDKSPAFIINQFGITKDNVKDKIKATGDYEFTFTMDKPYAISFVLYCLTSTVASVVDSKLLMENEKNGDFGYEWLRTHYAGSGPFKIRDWRANEVIVLERNENYAGDAPPLARAIYRHIPETATQRLLLEKGDVDVARNLGPEEIAAVSGKDNIDIVQAAKGTLYYFSLNQKNEMLAKPQVREAIKYLVDYDAIADTIMKNLGEKHQAFLPKGFLGAINDTPYKLDVEKAKGLLAEAGYPDGFTITMDVRQTQPIAGMAEAVQQTLAQGGIKMEIIPGDGKQTLTKYRARQHDMYIGQWGADYQDPHTNAQTFASNPDNSDDGPSKTLAWRNAWPTPELNKQVDAAILESDTDKRAQLYQAMQKEVMETGPFIIMFQQIEVAAVSDKVNNFVLGPSFDTNIVASVSKD, encoded by the coding sequence ATGCCTCGGCTCCGAGAGTTCCTGTCGGCAACAGTGATCGTGCTCGGCCTGTCAGGGCCGGCCATTGCGGATACGCCCGCCGACACCCTGGTGCAGGCCTGGCAGTTCGACGACATCATCTCGCTCGATCCCGCCGAGATCTTCGAGCTTTCCGGGGCCGAGATCGCCGGCAACACCTATGAGCGGCTGATCGGCTACGACATCAACGACGTCTCGAAGCTGCACGGCGTGGTGGCCGAGAGCTGGACCGTGTCCGAGGACGGCAAGACTGTCACATTCAAGATCCGTCAGGGCCGCAAATTCGCATCCGGCAATCCGCTGACCGCCAACGACGTCGCTTATTCCCTGCAGCGCGCCGTGTTGTTGGACAAGTCGCCCGCCTTCATCATCAACCAGTTCGGCATCACCAAGGACAATGTGAAGGACAAGATCAAGGCCACGGGCGATTACGAGTTCACCTTCACTATGGACAAGCCCTATGCCATCAGCTTCGTCCTCTATTGCTTGACCTCCACCGTCGCTTCGGTCGTCGACAGCAAGCTGCTTATGGAGAACGAGAAGAACGGCGACTTCGGCTATGAGTGGCTGCGTACGCACTATGCCGGCTCCGGTCCGTTCAAGATCCGCGACTGGCGGGCCAACGAGGTCATCGTGCTGGAGCGGAATGAGAACTATGCCGGCGACGCCCCGCCGCTCGCCCGGGCGATCTATCGCCATATTCCGGAAACAGCCACCCAGCGCCTGCTGCTGGAAAAGGGTGATGTGGACGTGGCCCGCAATCTCGGCCCAGAAGAGATCGCAGCGGTCTCGGGCAAGGACAACATCGATATCGTGCAGGCGGCGAAGGGCACGCTTTACTATTTCAGCCTGAACCAGAAGAATGAGATGCTGGCCAAGCCGCAGGTGCGCGAGGCGATCAAATATCTCGTGGATTACGATGCGATCGCCGACACCATCATGAAGAACCTCGGCGAAAAGCATCAGGCCTTCCTGCCCAAGGGCTTCCTGGGTGCGATCAACGACACGCCCTACAAACTCGATGTCGAGAAGGCCAAGGGGTTGCTCGCCGAAGCCGGCTATCCCGACGGCTTCACCATCACCATGGACGTGCGCCAGACCCAGCCGATTGCGGGCATGGCCGAGGCGGTTCAGCAGACCCTGGCCCAAGGCGGCATCAAAATGGAGATCATCCCCGGCGACGGCAAGCAGACGCTGACGAAATACCGGGCGCGCCAGCACGACATGTATATTGGCCAGTGGGGTGCGGACTATCAGGACCCGCACACGAACGCCCAGACTTTCGCGTCAAATCCCGACAATTCCGACGATGGCCCTTCCAAGACCCTGGCCTGGCGCAATGCCTGGCCCACGCCCGAGCTGAACAAGCAGGTGGATGCGGCCATTCTTGAGAGCGATACCGATAAGCGTGCCCAGCTCTACCAGGCTATGCAGAAGGAGGTGATGGAGACTGGCCCCTTTATCATCATGTTCCAGCAGATCGAAGTCGCGGCCGTGTCCGACAAGGTCAACAACTTTGTGCTGGGCCCGTCGTTTGACACCAATATCGTTGCCTCGGTGAGCAAAGACTGA
- a CDS encoding ABC transporter permease — protein sequence MIRISWRILRFLLMLAITLVGLLAMTFVIGRLVPIDPVLAIVGDRASPQVYARVREELGLDLPLIQQFWIYCKQAVTGDFGRSVLTSNPVLQDIARYFPATLELATLGTIIGTVIGIPLGVFAAVRAGSLLDQIVRVIGLVGYSVPIFWLGLMALLLFYAKLGWVAGPGRLDIAYDYLVTPVTGMLLIDSLMQGQIDVFWNALSHIILPASLLGYFSLAYISRMTRSFMLNELAQEYVTTARVKGLSEARVVWFHALRNAAVPLVTVIVLSYANLLEGSVLTETVFAWPGLGSYLTNSLQNADMNAVLGATLVIGVTFVGLNLVSDLLYRLLDPRTRTP from the coding sequence GTGATCCGCATCAGCTGGCGCATTTTGCGCTTCTTGCTGATGCTGGCCATCACCCTGGTGGGTCTGCTCGCCATGACCTTCGTCATCGGCCGGCTGGTACCGATCGATCCGGTGCTCGCCATCGTCGGCGACAGGGCATCGCCCCAGGTCTATGCGCGCGTTCGCGAGGAACTGGGGCTCGACCTGCCGCTCATCCAGCAGTTCTGGATCTATTGCAAGCAGGCGGTGACCGGCGATTTCGGCCGCTCGGTGCTCACCTCCAACCCGGTGCTGCAGGACATCGCCCGCTATTTCCCCGCCACCCTCGAGCTTGCCACCCTCGGCACCATCATCGGCACGGTGATCGGCATACCCCTTGGCGTGTTTGCCGCGGTGCGCGCCGGCAGCCTGCTCGACCAGATCGTGCGCGTGATCGGGCTGGTCGGCTATTCCGTGCCGATCTTCTGGCTGGGGCTGATGGCGCTCCTCCTGTTCTACGCCAAGCTCGGCTGGGTGGCCGGGCCGGGCCGGCTTGACATCGCCTATGATTATCTCGTGACCCCCGTCACCGGCATGCTGCTGATCGACAGCCTCATGCAGGGCCAGATCGACGTGTTCTGGAACGCGCTCTCCCATATCATCCTGCCGGCAAGCCTGCTCGGCTACTTCTCCTTGGCCTATATCAGCCGCATGACCCGCTCGTTCATGCTGAACGAGTTGGCCCAGGAATATGTCACCACCGCCCGCGTCAAGGGCCTCTCGGAAGCGCGGGTGGTCTGGTTCCACGCCTTGCGCAACGCGGCCGTGCCGCTGGTCACGGTCATCGTGCTGTCCTATGCCAACCTTCTCGAGGGCTCCGTGCTGACGGAGACCGTCTTCGCCTGGCCCGGCCTCGGCTCCTATCTCACCAATTCGCTGCAGAACGCCGACATGAACGCGGTGCTTGGCGCAACCCTGGTGATCGGCGTCACCTTCGTGGGGCTCAACCTGGTGTCGGACCTGCTCTATCGCCTGCTTGATCCGAGGACGAGAACGCCATGA
- a CDS encoding ABC transporter permease, producing MTDVTGPRSAASLRQWLLAAEPQSRTQARLGRMYVGWRTLMGNPLAVIGLVIVLVLVLVAIFADVLATHSPVIGGDLRTERLLPPNAEFWLGTDDQARDIYSRIIYGSRLTLVVVALVTVIAMPVGLFFGTIAGYFGGIVDAAFMRITDIFLAFPRLVLALAFVAALGPGIENAIIAIAITIWPPYARLARAETLTIRNSEFIHAVRLQGGSAPRIILKHVVPLCTSSVIVRVTLDMAGIILTAAGLGFLGLGAQPPSPEWGAMIASGRRFIMDQWWVAAMPGLAIFIVSLGFNLLGDGLRDVLDPKASR from the coding sequence ATGACCGACGTGACCGGCCCCCGCTCCGCCGCTTCGCTCAGGCAATGGCTGCTTGCGGCCGAGCCTCAATCGCGCACCCAGGCCCGGCTCGGTCGGATGTATGTCGGCTGGCGCACGCTTATGGGCAATCCGCTCGCGGTCATCGGTCTCGTGATCGTGCTGGTTCTGGTGCTGGTGGCGATCTTCGCCGATGTGCTGGCCACCCACTCGCCTGTGATCGGCGGCGATCTGCGCACCGAGCGCCTGCTGCCGCCAAACGCGGAATTCTGGCTCGGCACCGATGACCAGGCTCGCGACATCTATTCCCGCATCATCTATGGCTCGCGCCTGACGCTCGTGGTGGTGGCCCTGGTCACGGTCATCGCCATGCCCGTCGGCCTGTTCTTCGGCACCATTGCCGGCTATTTCGGCGGCATCGTCGATGCGGCCTTCATGCGCATTACCGATATCTTCTTGGCCTTTCCGCGCCTCGTGCTGGCGCTGGCTTTCGTGGCGGCGCTCGGGCCCGGCATCGAGAATGCGATCATTGCCATTGCCATCACCATCTGGCCGCCCTACGCCCGCCTGGCCCGCGCCGAGACGCTCACCATCCGCAACAGCGAGTTCATCCATGCGGTGCGCCTGCAGGGTGGCTCGGCCCCGCGCATCATCCTCAAGCACGTGGTGCCCCTGTGCACGTCCTCCGTCATCGTCCGCGTGACGCTCGACATGGCCGGCATCATCCTCACCGCCGCCGGCCTCGGCTTCCTAGGGCTGGGTGCGCAGCCACCCTCGCCCGAATGGGGCGCCATGATCGCCTCCGGCCGGCGCTTCATCATGGACCAGTGGTGGGTGGCGGCCATGCCGGGCCTTGCCATCTTCATCGTCAGCCTGGGCTTCAACCTGCTGGGCGATGGCCTGCGCGACGTGCTCGACCCAAAGGCCTCGCGATGA